GACAAACAGTCTTGCCAGATGCAGAATCCACCCCAATCGTATGTCGATGGATTGTGACAGGTACTCCAGTCGCTCATCCCAGGCGTCACGTTCATAAACCACGCGCATGAACCAGATGTTGATACTGCGAATGATAAATGACAGCCGCATACCGGCACCTTGAGAAAAATGGCCAAACTCATGTGCCAGCACTCCAGAAAACTGCCTGATCGATAAACCGGCAACCAGAGGCATGCCGATTGTCAGCACCAGGTCATTCCCCAGCATGCTCAACCAGCCCCGTCGGAAACCAGCGGATGCATTTACCTGAATATCAAGGTTGATCTGCACAGGCCGCGGCGCACCAACGGCGTCGCAGACCTGATCGACAAACATAAACAGTAATGGTTCTTTCTCCCGTTTCAGTGCACGAAAAGCAGATGAGTGTGAAGGACGGGAAAAGAGGGGCTTCAGCATGAAAATAATCAGAATCACTCCCACTACGATCGGTGTCAGATACACCAGCAACAGCAGGACCATGCCTTTACCCCGGTTGTGCGTGGAGGTACTCGAACTGCCGGCCTCAAACAAACCGAGTGAATGTACTGCATGAAAATAGACGCCCCAGATCACTCCGCCGATCATCGCGATATAAATGACAGGCAGCAAAATCATCACAAAACTGACCAGCAGGGCACACAGGCGATACATCAATGTGGGAGTGACGGGCTCGATATTCCCCTCAAAAGCCTGCATGATATTGCGGGGCGACAGTTCCTTCACATCCCCACTGGTCCGTTTCCGTGGTTTTGAAACGGAGGCCTTGCCTGCTTTGGCTGGGGACGAGACAGACTGTTTCACTCGACGGGGGTTAGAATCACTCATCACGCTTCCTGTCTCAATCTCGCCACCGTGAAGAACTTCCCAAGCCCCCACATGATCTAACGAACAGAACAATCACTTAGCATAGAATAAGTACTTCGATTCGTAAAATCCATAATCAATTCTGGCACATTAAGACAATTTTAACTCAATACTGACGCGCGGGATCCTGCCGATAAAACATGCGCAGTGTTTCATAAAGATCGAGAGAATATTCCTGCATCAGACACGGTTGTTCAAAATAATGTTCCGAACAGACGGCAAAGAATTCAGCAGGATTAGTTGAGCCATAAGGATCGATAAAGGTTTCCTGTCCCTGCTGAACCTGCGAAACCAGTTTCTGAAATTCTCTGGTCATCACTTCATTCCAGCGCCGGTATTCTTCGGGACCACTTAGCAGTGGCGTACCATTAAACTGGCGGTCAATGGCATCATAATAATGGGCGAATTCATGGATCACGACATTGCGGCCATCATCGGGAATCTGCCCTCCTTCCCTGATACTCTCCCAAGACAACACGATTGGCCCCTGTCCCCAGGATTCTCCCAGTCGAAAGGACGTCCCTTCTGTCAGCACACCAATTGAGTTTAGCATCTCCTCACGTGCCACATAGGTATCCGGATAGACGAGCACCGTTTGCAGGCGATCAAAGCAGTCCGTGGCAAACCCCAAGGTCAGTAGGCAGGCTTGTCCGGCGATCGTCAATTTGACTTCTTCCGTAATTTCAAAACCATTACAGCCTTCCCAATACTTTTCTTTGACGAAAATCTGCACACGCTGATACAATAATGTTCGCTGAGCCTCGGTCAAACGGGAAAGCTGTGCGACATTCTGATCCAGGATCGCTGCCCAGTGGCCTGGCATCGGCGAAGCCAGAATCTTCCTGCGTTTACGGTTCCGCCACCAGGTAAATAACATGAAAAACAATCCTCGTCTATGAATCTGAAATCGTATGCTCGACGTTCGTCGTGAAAATCAGGAGCATTATAGTATCAATGAACTCAAAACATAGTCCACGAACTATATTCTGAATTATCCAATTCCATCGAAAGCAGCCATGAAATATCTCACCCGACTCACGCTCTTCGCCGTATCACTTTGTTTCCTGTTGTCAAATCTGACAACACTCTCTGCAGCAGTTCCTGTAACGCCTAACATCGTCTTTATACTTGCGGATGATAAGAGTTAAGATTCCACTGGCAGCTTTATTCCCTCTGAATTAATGTTTTCACCCGCTAACTTCTGCCTTTCACAATTCAGCACAATTTAGGTTGATTGAGATGATGTCCATAGAATTAACTCTACTCTGCTACACATCGATAACTAATTGCGTGAACCCTTTAACGAAACTAAAGAATCACACAATCGGTTAAGGTGGACAGCTTTGGTTAGCGAAACATCGTGGGTCCCAGATTGCGTCAAACTTTGTTCAGAGAATACTTCTTTGAAATACTCGATTTCATCAGCAGTGAAAATTCTCTCTAAACTATTTTCTGGAAATCAGATTTTCTCATACTATTCCCTACTTTTCGTTCTCTGCTTGCAGATCCCACCATTGCCCTGAACCAGAAAGCCTGTATCAATCCAGTTCAGATCAAGAGAGATATGAACTTTCCATAATTCTTTCAGAAAACGCTTGAATATTTGTTCGGACAAAATATGCTGGGAAATATAAGAGACTTTAGCAGGCCGGTCTCTTCCAGCTTCTTTGTATATTCAAGAAGAGTCCGAATCTTCATCCATCCGGGGATCGCCTGCATGCAATACCTTTCTCAAAATGAGTTGGGAGTACCAGCAAAAATACGCCCGGCAGTCTCTCTGTTACTGGAAGCATTTCAATATGCTGATCAAACCGGGACTGACTCCTGGGAGTTTGCTGTTGAACTCGATGATCTGACTTCGCTTGACCTGACGCGGACTGATTTCAGATGGCTTGTCAGGCAAGGTATAGTCGAGCATCAACGGGAAGTTACTCTGGAAGGCGATGATGGACGCGAATTCCGAGCAACGGGGGATCTGACGTTTTCGAATCGCACTTGCTTCATTCTCACTGCGAAAGGCCTCTCCGTCGCGCGCGAACTTGATCAACTTGCATTTTCCAATAATTCCGCCTCCCTGCCACTCGTCAGAGTGGACTGCGCCTGTAAAACTACAGACTTTTCCCAACGATCAAACATCAGAAATGGTGAACATTATAAACCTGCCACCTGCTTACCGACTTGGGACGCGGAGCGGCGATTGCTTTGTCTCAACGGAAAGACTGTGAAACACTTCAAGTGGACGGCCATGAATCAGGAAGCCGTTCTGGCTACCTTCGAAGAAGAAGGCTGGCCTGCCCGGATCTATGATCCACTGCCCCCCAAACCAGAGCAGGATTCGAAGCGGCGTTTGAGCGACACAATCAAATGCCTGAATCGGAAACAGCAAAACAGGTTGATCCACTTCAGAGGTGACGGTACCGGTGAAGCAGTCCTGTGGGAACCCGCCAGTCAGAATGGCGTGGATTTTGATACAGCAGGCTGAAATCTCCTTCCTCCTCTGCATCACTGAGTGGAAGGCATTCAGTGATACCCATTTCAACGGATTGAAACAGGAATTCTCGTTGTCTTCCGTAGACGGTCTCGCTTGAGAACTGTTTACTTTGCTGAGATCACACGTCCGTCACTTTTGTATTATTCGAGCATTCCCGGTTTCCCGGCATTTCCGTAAGGAGCCTGAAGTGTCTACATTTATTCCACAGGGGATGGGTTGGATTCCCGATCTCCCCGACGCCCGGGATTTCACTTGTACTCATGATGCAGTTGTCCCACTACTCCGTCGCCTGAAAAAATCACGGCGGAAGGAACCAGACGAAGTGGATCTGCGTGGAGAAAGCGAAATTGATTATTTCACTCTGACAGAAAATCAGGGGCCTCTTAACTGCTCCACTTCCCATGCCGTACTCAGTCTGGTTGAATACTACGAACGGCGAATCAGGGGGCAGACATTCGAAGGCTCCATACGCTTTCTTTACAAAGTAACTCGGAATCACATTCAGAAACGGCCCCACGCGAGGGGGGATACCGGAGCTGACCTCCGCACCACACTCAAGATGTTGACTCATTTCGGCGTGCCCCCTACGGAACACTGCCCCTATGATGTCAGCGATTATGACGAGGAACCGAGCGCTTTCCTCTACCGTCTGGCAAAGCCCTTTCCCGGTCTGCATTATTTACGACTGGATCAGCCCAACCAGAATGGTGAGAAAACCTGGAGAATCCTGAAATCGTTTCTGGCTGCGGGCTTTCCGGTGGTGTTCGGCTTTCCGGTTCCCAGTTCTTTAACCGCTGCCGACATCATCCCCTTCCGACCTGATCTGGACAGTATCCGCGGCGGTCAGGCTGTTGTTGCCGTAGGTTATCGTTTAAATCACCTGGGTCGTGGGAAAGATGCAGTATTGATTCGCAGCTCCTGGGGAAGTGAATGGGGAGACAATGGGAACGGATGGCTTCCCGCAGCTTATCTGCACAAGCAACTTGCCCGCGACTTCTGGACACTCGTCTGCGAACAATGGCTGGACCCGCAGGAACTTTCGCTCCCCAAAGAAATCTGATTCCCTGCTCAGTTGCCGCCAATCTGCTGAACCGGTCGGTTGCTAATACAGGAATTGCGTAATCGCTCGAAGTGCAGTTTATACTCGCAATGGTACCCCTAGTGACTCACCGGGGCTTCCCTGGCTTGTCCGTAGTAGCAGACTTGGCAGATTTTATGCTGGCCTTAGTCGAAACATCCTGCCTGTTGAAGCCACCTTTGAGGGAGAAAACCAATGCCCGGCACACCAACCTACCCTGGCGTCTACGTTGAGGAAATTCCCAGTGGCATTCGCACGATCGCCGGAGTCGCGACCTCGATTACCGCCTTTCTCGGCCGCGCTGTTCGAGGGCCCGTCAATGACGCCACAACGATTACCAGCTACGCGGACTTTGAACGAACCTTTGGCGGAATCAAACATGATTTCTCGATGAGCTACGCTGTCCGCGACTTCTACCAGAACGGAGGAAAGCAGGCCGTGATTGTGCGGCTATTTCATGATCCCGAAACAGTCGGGATCATGGCAAACGTAGAAATCAAGGTGGGAGAACACGGGTTAATCCAGGCAATCTCACCTGGAAGCTGGGGACAGTACATCCGTTGTGGTCTGGATTTTCGAGTCTCCGTGGCGGAGATCAACTCGGCCGGTCTAAGCGAAAAACCCTGGAATATATTTAATCTCACGGTTCGCGATGCCAGTACCGGAAATATTGAGGTATTTCGAAAACTGAGTGCAACGGACAGTCTTCGTCGTATCGATCAGGTCTTACAGACTCAGTCACAATTAGTTGAGTGGAAAGATGCTTACGAAGGGGACGCTGTCCAAAATTTCCAGAACGAACTTGAGGAGTTATATACGAAAGATATCACACCAGCGAGGGAGAAACTGACAAAAGCTGAAAAGATGCCGAATGGGACTGAAGAGGAAAGGCTAATACGCGCCGAGGCAATTCAAGATGCAAAAAAACTGCTTGTTAAAGCATTTGCCACTACAGAATTGCGAGACTCAATATCAGAGGCAGAAAACAAAGTAGCCGATAATCGTAAGAAGCTGGATGATGCATACGCGAATGCTCTATCGGATACTGAAATTAAGCAGGCAGAAGAAAATCTTAAGAAAGCAATAGAGGCCTTGGAAAATGCATCAAAGATACTTGCTGACACAACCACAGACGGTGCTGATCTCTTTTACGGCGATTTCTTTCCGTCTGGCGGTGAAGACGCAAAGACTGGAATCTATGCTTTAGAAAAAACCGACCTCTTCAACCTGCTCTGCATTCCTCCAGACAAAAAGACCGGTGACATTAAACCCGAAATCTACAGTAAAGCCCTCACCTATTGCCATGACCGCAGGGCGATGCTGATTGTCGATCCTCCCCCTTCCTGGAGCAATGAACAAGGAGCAATCCTACCCAAGTTAAAGTCGAAAACGCGCACCACACTGGGCGAACTGAATCTCCAGGGCAGTAACGCCCGCAATGCGATTCTGACGTATCCGCGGATTCGTCAGATCGATGCCGACCCCGATTACAGTGGACAGCTCGATACTTTTGCCGCCTGCGGTATGATCGCCGGCATTATCGCCCGGACCGACGCCACCCGCGGCGTCTGGAAAGCCCCGGCCGGACTGGATGCCTCGCTGAACGGAATCCACTCGCTGGCTGTCAAACTGACCGATGAGGAAAACGGAATTCTCAATCAGGTCGGAATCAACTGCCTGCGCTCGTTCCCTGCTGCCGGAAATGTGGTCTGGGGGGCACGCACGATGGACGGAGACGACCAGCTTGGTTCCGAATGGAAATACATCCCCGTTCGTAGAACGGCTCTCTACATTGAAGAAAGTCTGTATCGCGGTACCCACTGGGCCGTGTTTGAACCGAACGACGAACCACTCTGGGCTCAACTGCGACTGAATATCGGTGCCTTCATGAACGATCTGTTCCGACAGGGGGCCTTTCAGGGTCGCTCGCCACGCGAATCCTATTTCGTCAAGTGTGACAAGGATACAACGACTCAGAACGATATCAACCGCGGCATAGTGAATGTGGTGGTCGGATTTGCCCCCTTGAAGCCTGCCGAATTTGTGGTGATCAAACTCACTCAGATCGCCGGTCAGATTGAAACCTAATCCTCAGCTTGTCCTGGAGTTGCAACGATGGCCACATTTTCTGTGAATACGAATCGATTTGATCCCTACAAGAACTTCAAATTCCGCGTCAAGTGGGACGGCAAGTACGTCGCCGGCGTCAGCAAGATCAGCGCACTGAAACGGACCACCGAAGTGGTCACTCATCGCGAAGGCGGGGATCCCAGTTCCAGTCGAAAGTCGCCTGGCCGGACCGAGTATGAAGCCATTACGCTCGAACGGGGCGTCACCCACGATACAGAGTTTGAGGCCTGGGCCAACAAAGTCTGGAACTTCGGCGGCAAAGACGGAGGGGAGGTATCGCTCAAGAATTTTCGCAAAGATATCATCATTGAAGTCTACAACGAATCGGGGCAGAAGGTGCTGGCCTATAACATACTCCGCTGCTGGGTCTCCGAATTTCAGGCCATGCCGGACTTCGACGCCAACGCCAATGCCATCGCCATCCAGCATATTAAACTCGAAAACGAGGGCTGGGAACGGGATTCTGAAGTCACCGAACCCACAGAGCCTGCGCTGGGGGCGACATGAACCGGACTATCACAAACGAAACCATCATCAATCTATGCGAACGGGTCGCGGATATGCCGCCCGAGCATTGATTCTCAGTTCCTGGGGAAGTGAATGGGGAGACAATGGGAACGGATGGCTTCCCGCAGCTTATCTGCACAAGCAACTTGCCCGCGAGTAATGGCTGTCCACGCAGGTACTATCAATTCTAAAAATACCACAGTTTACTTTTCTACTGTCACTAATCTGCTGTCTCAGTCCGGGAATAACACGGGTCTGGTGTAATCGAGGGGAGTGGAGGGAATACTCGCAATCATACCCCTGTGACTCACCGGGGCTTCCCTGGCTTGTCCGTAGTAGCAGACTTGGCAGATTTTATGCTGGCCTTAGTCGATACATCTTGCCTGTTGAAGCCACTTTTGAGGGAGAAAACCAATGCCCGGCACACCAACCTACCCTGGCGTCTACGTTGAGGAAATTCCCAGTGGCATTCGCACGATCGCCGGAGTCGCGACCTCGATTACCGCCTTTCTCGGCCGCGCTGTTCGAGGCCCCGTCAATGTCGCCACAACGATTACCAGCTACGCGGACTTTGAACGAACTTTTGGCGGGATCAATCACGACTTTCCGATGAGCTACGCCGTCCGCGACTTCTACCAGAACGGAGGAAAGCGGGCTGTGATTGTGCGACTGGTTGGTAAAAATGCTGCGGCCGCTACTGCGAATAAGGATGGAGGGCTCACGCTCCGCGCAGCAAATCAAGGAACTTGGGGAAACAACTTGCGTTATCTGTGTGACAACATCGCAGTAAAAGGAGATTCAGGCGAACTGTTCAATCTACAAATTTTTGAACTGGTCGGACCTGATAAACTTGCAGTACATCGCGAAGTCATTCGTAATGTCTCCTGCAACAAGGATGCAAAGCGTCGGGTTGATCGTGTTCTGCAAATAGAATCGGAAATTGTTCGAGCAGTAGAACCAACTGACAATGCGCAACCGGAAGTATATGACACGATCCCGTCCGACCAACAGAGCCTCAAGGAGAAACTAAAAACACTCGATGCAAACCTGGGAAAGGACTCCGAGAAGCTAGGTGCATCACATTTTAAAAGTGGTGAGGATAGTGACACTGGAGACAAGACCGGGTTGGCGGCATTAGATTCAACCGACCTCTTCAACCTGCTCTGCATTCCTCCAGACAACTTGACTGGCGACATACCAAAGGATGTCTACAGTGAAGCCCTCTCTTACTGTATGCACCGCCGGGCGATGCTGATTGTCGATCCTCCCTCAGACTGGAAAAATAACGAACTCATTGCTTCCGGCTTAAAATCAGATCCACGCACCAAACTGGGTGAGTTGAATCTCCAGGGCAGTAACGCCTGCAATGCGATTCTGACGTATCCGCGGATTCGTCAGACCGATGCCGACCCCGATTACAGTGGACAGCTCGATACTTTTGCCGCCTGCGGTATGATCGCCGGCATTATCGCCCGGACCGACGCCACCCGCGGCGTCTGGAAAGCCCCGGCCGGGCTGGATGCCTCGCTGAACGGAATCCACTCGCTGGCTGTCAAACTGACCGATGAGGAAAACGGAATTCTCAATCAGGTCGGAATCAACTGCCTGCGCTCGTTCCCTGCTGCCGGAAATGTGGTCTGGGGGGCACGCACGATGGACGGAGACGACCAGCTTGGTTCCGAATGGAAATACATCCCCGTTCGCAGAACGGCTCTCTACATTGAAGAAAGTCTGTATCGCGGTACCCACTGGGCCGTGTTTGAACCGAACGACGAACCACTCTGGGCTCAACTGCGACTGAATATCGGTGCCTTCATGAACGATCTGTTCCGACAGGGGGCCTTTCAGGGCCGCTCGCCACGCGAATCCTATTTCGTCAAGTGTGACAAGGATACAACGACTCAGAACGATATCAACCGCGGCATAGTGAATGTGGTGGTCGGATTTGCCCCCTTGAAGCCTGCCGAATTTGTGGTGATCAAACTCACTCAGATCGCCGGTCAGATTGAAACCTAATCCTCAGCTTGTCCTGGAGTTGCAACGATGGCCACATTTTCTGTGAATACGAATCGATTTGATCCCTACAAGAACTTCAAATTCCGCGTCAAGTGGGACGGCAAGTACGTCGCCGGCGTCAGCAAGATCAGCGCACTGAAACGGACCACCGAAGTGGTCACTCATCGCGAAGGCGGGGATCCCAGTTCCAGTCGAAAGTCGCCTGGCCGGACCGAGTATGAAGCCATTACGCTCGAACGGGGCGTCACCCACGATACAGAGTTTGAGGCCTGGGCCAACAAAGTCTGGAACTTCGGCGGCAAAGACGGAGGGGAGGTATCGCTCAAGAATTTTCGCAAAGATATCATCATTGAAGTCTACAACGAATCGGGGCAGAAGGTGCTGGCCTATAACATACTCCGCTGCTGGGTCTCCGAATTTCAGGCCATGCCGGACTTCGACGCCAACGCCAATGCCATCGCCATCCAGCATATTAAACTCGAAAACGAGGGCTGGGAACGGGATTCTGAAGTCACCGAACCCACAGAGCCTGCGCTGGGGGCGACATGAACCAGACTATCACAAACGAAACCATCATCAATCTATGCGAACGGGTCGCGGATATGCCGCCTGCGCGCCGGGCACATTACCTGCTTGCCGGACTGTCGGGTTCAATAGAAGGAATCGGTGAGTTGACGGTTGGTGAGCGCGATCGACGACTGCTGTTGATTCGAAATCGATTATTTGGCGATCGTGTCGATGGAATAACTGAATGTCCCGGTTGCGGCGAACGGGTGGAGCTAAGTTTTTCGATTACGAATATCATCGGTGAAGCAACTTCATCATCGCCAGCGTCTTTGCATGCAGACGGATATGAAATCCACTGGCGGCTACCCACTTCTCGGGATTTAGCAGAATTAGCGGAAGAGACGTTACCATCCCGTATCCGTGATCAACTGATTGAGCGCTGCCTGCAGAACGTGCTACACCAGCAACAGCAGATCAAGCCGCTGGAATGTCCTGAAAATATCATCCAGAAGGTCTGCAAAGCCATGGCAACGGCAGACCCGTTCAGTGAAACCTGTCTCGGGAGCGAATGTCCGGTGTGCGGCCATGAATGGGAGGCCGCTTTTGATATCGGGACTTACCTGTGGCATGAGCTTGAAGTCTGGACCAGGCGACTGCTCGGAGAAGTACATCGTCTGGCGTCTGCCTATGGATGGTATGAGCGCGATATCCTGGCGATGACGGCAAATCGCCGCAAAATTTATCTGGATATGGTGGAAGTATGATCGACTATCTTTCCGGAATTGTCAGACAGGTTATCAAACCGGCGAACGACGTACGTCTTACCTTACGATCACCGTTTGATCTCCCTCCCGCCGAGACAACAGACTTTCCATTCGCAGAAACGACTTTGCCGGATGAATCCATTCAGTTCACGTCACTTGGCCCCGGGAGTGAGGCTCACACCACTCAACCAGTTCAGGATGCGGGTTTTGCTTCGCTCGCCGATCCAGTTCCACCTACTGCCTCTCAGCCTTCGACGCCCCTTCCAATCCAGAGAAAATCACCGAACATTGATCAGCCTACTGTTCAAAATACTGCCCAGCATACTGTCCAACCTACTTCTCAACCTACTTCTCAACCTACTTCTCAACCTACTTCTCAACCTACTTCTCAACCTACTTCTCAACCTACTTCTCAACCTACTGCTCAACTCACTGCTCAACCCACTGCTCAACCCACTGCTCAACCCACTGCTCAACCCACTGCTCAACCCACTGCTCAACCCACTGCTCAACCCACTGCTCAACCCACTGCTCAACCCACTGCTCAACCTACTGCTCAACCTACTGCTCAACCCACTGCTCAACCCACTGCTCAACCCACTGCTCAACCCACTGTCCAGGATACTCCCCGTGCATCAATACCGGTTGAGCCCATCGAACCGGGGGATGGACTATCAGCTTTACCATCTTCGAACGTAGAGCAACCTGAACCACACTCGCCACGACCCATGTTTGTAATGAAACAGAAAGAAACACTTTTACAGAAGATGCAGACACCGACAGCACAAATTCGTGTTGATGACCAGCAAATAGAAGCCGACACCCCTAGGGAGATGATACTTCCTTCTGAAAAACACCAGGAGCCTCGGTCCAGTACCAGTAAAACAGTATTACCGGCAAACGTTCGAATATTGGAATCGAAAGACGAAAGCATTCCCCGCGAGCCCATTCCAGAAAAACCGGTCTTGGGAAAACCTGCAACGAACCAGACTCCAGAGTCGCCAGGGAAATCCCAGTTTCCGATGGAGGAAAGTCAGCCCGATAGGAAAGCTCACAATTATCTGCAGAAAGCAAACTCACATGAAAGAGAGCACATCAGAGAAGTGCTTCCCCATTCTACAACCGCAACACTGTCACCTCAGCTGCCTGCACCTGCTTCTTTTTTACCAAAGCCCGTTAGATGTTCCTCTGTTGTCTCGCAAGTAAATGAGACAATCGTGCATGTTAATATCGGAAGAGTTGTCGTCCGGGCAAACATCAATCACGAGAAATCTGCTACAGCGTACCAGTCAACTTCGCGTCACGCATCACAGAACCTGGAAGATTACCTGCGCGGTGGCTCGTCGGGGAGGTTGTCATGAGTACTTCCAGTGCCATCAGAGCCGTCACCGAAAAACTGGCTCATCTACTAAGCCAGGTCCTGTCCAATGGTATTATTTCGACAAAGACACCAGACAATATAGATGGCGAAAATCAGAATCCACTCAACATTTTTTTGTATCATATCGCGGTGAACGGAACCTGGCGCAATCAGGATCTGCCTGTCTCTGGACAAAGAGGTCAACCCAGACGTCCTCTCCTGGCATTGAATCTCTATTATCTGGTCTCGGTTGCAGAGGAAAAGCAGCTGGACGCG
The sequence above is a segment of the Gimesia algae genome. Coding sequences within it:
- a CDS encoding M90 family metallopeptidase, with the protein product MLFTWWRNRKRRKILASPMPGHWAAILDQNVAQLSRLTEAQRTLLYQRVQIFVKEKYWEGCNGFEITEEVKLTIAGQACLLTLGFATDCFDRLQTVLVYPDTYVAREEMLNSIGVLTEGTSFRLGESWGQGPIVLSWESIREGGQIPDDGRNVVIHEFAHYYDAIDRQFNGTPLLSGPEEYRRWNEVMTREFQKLVSQVQQGQETFIDPYGSTNPAEFFAVCSEHYFEQPCLMQEYSLDLYETLRMFYRQDPARQY
- a CDS encoding C1 family peptidase; the encoded protein is MSTFIPQGMGWIPDLPDARDFTCTHDAVVPLLRRLKKSRRKEPDEVDLRGESEIDYFTLTENQGPLNCSTSHAVLSLVEYYERRIRGQTFEGSIRFLYKVTRNHIQKRPHARGDTGADLRTTLKMLTHFGVPPTEHCPYDVSDYDEEPSAFLYRLAKPFPGLHYLRLDQPNQNGEKTWRILKSFLAAGFPVVFGFPVPSSLTAADIIPFRPDLDSIRGGQAVVAVGYRLNHLGRGKDAVLIRSSWGSEWGDNGNGWLPAAYLHKQLARDFWTLVCEQWLDPQELSLPKEI
- a CDS encoding phage tail sheath C-terminal domain-containing protein translates to MPGTPTYPGVYVEEIPSGIRTIAGVATSITAFLGRAVRGPVNDATTITSYADFERTFGGIKHDFSMSYAVRDFYQNGGKQAVIVRLFHDPETVGIMANVEIKVGEHGLIQAISPGSWGQYIRCGLDFRVSVAEINSAGLSEKPWNIFNLTVRDASTGNIEVFRKLSATDSLRRIDQVLQTQSQLVEWKDAYEGDAVQNFQNELEELYTKDITPAREKLTKAEKMPNGTEEERLIRAEAIQDAKKLLVKAFATTELRDSISEAENKVADNRKKLDDAYANALSDTEIKQAEENLKKAIEALENASKILADTTTDGADLFYGDFFPSGGEDAKTGIYALEKTDLFNLLCIPPDKKTGDIKPEIYSKALTYCHDRRAMLIVDPPPSWSNEQGAILPKLKSKTRTTLGELNLQGSNARNAILTYPRIRQIDADPDYSGQLDTFAACGMIAGIIARTDATRGVWKAPAGLDASLNGIHSLAVKLTDEENGILNQVGINCLRSFPAAGNVVWGARTMDGDDQLGSEWKYIPVRRTALYIEESLYRGTHWAVFEPNDEPLWAQLRLNIGAFMNDLFRQGAFQGRSPRESYFVKCDKDTTTQNDINRGIVNVVVGFAPLKPAEFVVIKLTQIAGQIET
- a CDS encoding phage tail protein, translated to MATFSVNTNRFDPYKNFKFRVKWDGKYVAGVSKISALKRTTEVVTHREGGDPSSSRKSPGRTEYEAITLERGVTHDTEFEAWANKVWNFGGKDGGEVSLKNFRKDIIIEVYNESGQKVLAYNILRCWVSEFQAMPDFDANANAIAIQHIKLENEGWERDSEVTEPTEPALGAT
- a CDS encoding phage tail sheath family protein; its protein translation is MPGTPTYPGVYVEEIPSGIRTIAGVATSITAFLGRAVRGPVNVATTITSYADFERTFGGINHDFPMSYAVRDFYQNGGKRAVIVRLVGKNAAAATANKDGGLTLRAANQGTWGNNLRYLCDNIAVKGDSGELFNLQIFELVGPDKLAVHREVIRNVSCNKDAKRRVDRVLQIESEIVRAVEPTDNAQPEVYDTIPSDQQSLKEKLKTLDANLGKDSEKLGASHFKSGEDSDTGDKTGLAALDSTDLFNLLCIPPDNLTGDIPKDVYSEALSYCMHRRAMLIVDPPSDWKNNELIASGLKSDPRTKLGELNLQGSNACNAILTYPRIRQTDADPDYSGQLDTFAACGMIAGIIARTDATRGVWKAPAGLDASLNGIHSLAVKLTDEENGILNQVGINCLRSFPAAGNVVWGARTMDGDDQLGSEWKYIPVRRTALYIEESLYRGTHWAVFEPNDEPLWAQLRLNIGAFMNDLFRQGAFQGRSPRESYFVKCDKDTTTQNDINRGIVNVVVGFAPLKPAEFVVIKLTQIAGQIET
- a CDS encoding T4 family baseplate hub assembly chaperone; translated protein: MNQTITNETIINLCERVADMPPARRAHYLLAGLSGSIEGIGELTVGERDRRLLLIRNRLFGDRVDGITECPGCGERVELSFSITNIIGEATSSSPASLHADGYEIHWRLPTSRDLAELAEETLPSRIRDQLIERCLQNVLHQQQQIKPLECPENIIQKVCKAMATADPFSETCLGSECPVCGHEWEAAFDIGTYLWHELEVWTRRLLGEVHRLASAYGWYERDILAMTANRRKIYLDMVEV
- a CDS encoding PT domain-containing protein — protein: MIDYLSGIVRQVIKPANDVRLTLRSPFDLPPAETTDFPFAETTLPDESIQFTSLGPGSEAHTTQPVQDAGFASLADPVPPTASQPSTPLPIQRKSPNIDQPTVQNTAQHTVQPTSQPTSQPTSQPTSQPTSQPTSQPTSQPTAQLTAQPTAQPTAQPTAQPTAQPTAQPTAQPTAQPTAQPTAQPTAQPTAQPTAQPTAQPTAQPTVQDTPRASIPVEPIEPGDGLSALPSSNVEQPEPHSPRPMFVMKQKETLLQKMQTPTAQIRVDDQQIEADTPREMILPSEKHQEPRSSTSKTVLPANVRILESKDESIPREPIPEKPVLGKPATNQTPESPGKSQFPMEESQPDRKAHNYLQKANSHEREHIREVLPHSTTATLSPQLPAPASFLPKPVRCSSVVSQVNETIVHVNIGRVVVRANINHEKSATAYQSTSRHASQNLEDYLRGGSSGRLS